TTTGAGTTAGTTAAGAGAGAAAATTTAACTAAAGGTGTTAAAGTTTATACAAAAGACAATAGTATAATTGTTGATTTACATATAGTTGTACAATTTGGTACGAAAATTTCTGTAGTTGCAAAAAACATTATTGAAAAAGTAAAATATAATATAGAGAACTTGACGGGTATGGAAGTTGAAAAGGTAAATATATACGTAGAAGGTGTAAGAGTACAGAAGTAGGTTAAGATAGTAGATTAAGGAGGTACTAATATTGAAAACTGAATACATAGATAGTAAGTTGCTAAGAAAAATGTTTATATTTGCAGCAAAATCTTTAGAAAAAAATAAAAAAACGGTAGATGCTTTAAATGTATTTCCTG
This region of Caldisalinibacter kiritimatiensis genomic DNA includes:
- a CDS encoding Asp23/Gls24 family envelope stress response protein, which produces MPAKLSNEYGSITIDEHVLATVAGLSAMECYGLVGMASKGATEGLFELVKRENLTKGVKVYTKDNSIIVDLHIVVQFGTKISVVAKNIIEKVKYNIENLTGMEVEKVNIYVEGVRVQK